The nucleotide window CTGGCGCGACCCGAGCGGCACCGGCTCACGTGTAGCGGATTCTCGGGTTGAGTAGTCCATAGGTGATGTCCACGAGCAGGTTGACCACGAACACGCCGGCGGCGAACACGAGCACGCCCGCCTGGGTCATGACGTAGTCGCGCTGGGTTATCGACTCGACCAGGAGGCTGCCCATCCCGATGCGGCCGAAGAGGATCTCGACGACGGCGGAGCCGCCCAGCGCCCTGCCGAGGGTGAGCCCGATGACCGTCACCACGGGTATGAGGGCGTTGCGGATGGCGTGCTTGTACGCCACGCCCATCTCGCCCACCCCCTTGCTCCGCGCCGTGCGGATGTAGTCCTCGCCGAGGACGTCCACCATGGCGCTGCGGGACATCCGCACGATGTAGGCGGCCTGGGACAGGCCTAGCGTGAGGGCCGGGAGCACGAGGTGCTGGAGCCGGCTGGCGAGGTTGGGCTCGCCCACCCCCAGCACCGGGAACCAGCCCAGGCGCACGGAGAAGATGCTGATGAGGATGAGGCCGAACCAGAAGTTCGGCATCGAGTAGGCGAAGACCGAGACGCTGGAGCTGAGGAAGTCGGCCGGCTTGCCGCGGCGCCGCGCGGCCATGATGCCG belongs to Trueperaceae bacterium and includes:
- a CDS encoding ABC transporter permease — translated: MTSYFASRLLSAIPFLLFVLVLAFILIRTTPGDPVSAYMARLGGESAVSQEFIDNLRRELGLDQPGIVQFVRYVQHVLQGDLGVSFSKNRPALAIVRQQLPFTVQLAFAAIFIAVIIGIPVGIMAARRRGKPADFLSSSVSVFAYSMPNFWFGLILISIFSVRLGWFPVLGVGEPNLASRLQHLVLPALTLGLSQAAYIVRMSRSAMVDVLGEDYIRTARSKGVGEMGVAYKHAIRNALIPVVTVIGLTLGRALGGSAVVEILFGRIGMGSLLVESITQRDYVMTQAGVLVFAAGVFVVNLLVDITYGLLNPRIRYT